From the Streptomyces nodosus genome, the window GCCTCCGCCCAGCATCTGTGGGGCGACCCGACCCTGCGGGGCCGCAAGGTCGGCGTCGCGGGCGTCGGCAAGGTCGGGCACTACCTGGTCGAGCACCTGCTGGAGGACGGCGCCGAGGTCGTGATCACGGATGTGCGGGCGGATGCCGTGCGCCGGATCACCGAGGCCCACCCCGAGGTCGCCGTGGCCGAGGACACCGACGCCCTCATCCGCACCGAGGGGCTGGACATCTACGCCCCCTGCGCGCTGGGCGGGGCGCTGAACGACGACACCGTCCCGGTGCTGACGGCGAAGGTGGTGTGCGGCGCGGCCAACAACCAGCTGGCGCACGCGGGTGTGGAGAAGGACCTCGCCGACCGCAAGATCCTTTACGCACCGGACTACGTCGTCAACGCCGGCGGTGTCATCCAGGTCGCCGACGAGCTGCACGGCTTCGACTTCGACCGGTGCAAGGCGAAGGCGTCGAAGATCTTCGACACCACGCTGGCAATCTTCGCACGTGCGAAGGAAGACGGTATTCCGCCGGCCGCCGCGGCCGACCGGATCGCCGAGCAGCGCATGGCCGAGGCGCGTTCGGGACAGGTCCTGGGGAAGACCGCACAGGTGTGACGGGTACCCGCCGATGGGAGGGGAGACAACTCTCACTCTTATCGGCGGGTCGTCCGCCGATAAGTGGTTAAAATCGGCCGTGACCAGCGAGGACGGGGCGCCTCGACGGTCCGGTGCACACGCCCGTCCTGCGGGCGACGTACCGTATGGCCGCGGGCTCAGGTACCGTGGAAGCCCTACGGACGGCCTCTCCACGGAGAGTCCGTTCCAGATCATGAACGCGTGTCAAGACTCTGGGGCCGTCGAGCCCCGTCGTTGAGGGGGTCGAGCCATGGGGCGCGGCCGGGCCAAGGCCAAGCAGACGAAGGTCGCCCGCCAGCTGAAGTACAACAGCGGTGGGACGGATCTCTCACGCCTGGCTGAGGAGCTGGGCGCATCGACGTCGAATGCCTCGCCGAACGGCGAGCGGTTCGAGGACGATGAGCACGACGACGACCTGTACGCACGGTACGCCGACCTGTACGGGGACGACGACGATGACGAGGACGAGGGTTCTCCGCGGCAACGCCGCGGTGCTTGACCCCTGCCTCAGTCTTCCGCCCGGTCCGTGGCCTCGCCACGGACCGGGTTCTGTGCTGTGCGGCGGGGATCAGCTCGCGTAGTCCCCCACCAGGGCTGCGCCGGTCCCGTGGTCGCCACGGTCGGTGATCTCACCGGCGACCCAGGCGTCCACACCACGGTCGGCCAGGGCGGCGAGCGCGACGTCCACGGACTGTCCGGGGACGATCGCGATCATGCCCACACCCATGTTCAGGGTCTTCTCCAGCTCCGCACGCTCGACCTCGCCGGTCTTCCCGACCAGGTCGAACACCGGTGCGGGAGTCCAGGTCGAGCGGTCGACCACGGCGTGCAGGGTGTCCGGGATCACACGGGCCAGGTTGGCCGCGAGACCGCCACCCGTGATGTGGCTGAAGGCATGCACCTCGGCGGTGCGGGTCAGCGCCAGGCAGTCCAGTGAGTAGATCTTCGTCGGCTCCAGCAGCTCCTCGCCGAGGGTGCGGCCGAGCTCCTCGATGTGCCGGTCGAGATCCAGCTTCGCCCGGTCGAGAAGGACGTGCCGGACGAGGGAGTACCCGTTCGAGTGAAGACCGGAGGCCGCCATGGCGATCACCGCGTCACCCGTGCGGATGTGCTCGGCACCGAGCAGCCGGTCGGCCTCCACGACGCCCGTACCGGCGCCCGCGACATCGAAGTCGTCCGGACCCAGCAGGCCCGGGTGTTCGGCGGTCTCACCGCCGACCAGGGCGCAGCCTGCCAGTACACAGCCCTCGGCGATGCCCTTGACGATCGCGGCGACCCGCTCGGGGTGGACCTTGCCGACGCAGATGTAGTCGGTCATGAACAGCGGCTCGGCACCGCACACCACGATGTCGTCCATGACCATGGCGACCAGGTCCCGGCCGATGGTGTCGTAGACGCCCATCCGGCGCGCGATGTCGACCTTGGTGCCCACGCCGTCGGTGGCGGAGGCGAGCAGCGGGCGCTCGTAGTGCTTGAGGGCGGAGGCGTCGAAGAGGCCGGCGAAACCGCCGAGGCCGCCGAGGACCTCGGGCCGCCGCGTCTTCCTCACCCACTCCTTCATGAGCTCCACGGCGCGGTCGCCCGCCTCGATGTCGACACCCGCGGCCGCATAGGAGGCGCCGGAGGTACCCGTCGACGGAGTCGACTGGTCGGACACAGCAGACATGCCTGGGATCTTTCGGGTCGGTGGTACGGGCTCAGGGACGACGTATGGCGTCGGCCGCGGCCGTGGCGGCCGGACCGGCCGCCAGCTCGGTCTCCAGCAGCTGCTTGCCCAGCAGCTCCGGATCGGGCAGCTCCATCGGGTACTCGCCGTCGAAGCAGGCACGGCACAGGTTCGGCTTGGCGATGGCGGTCGCCTCGATCATGCCGTCGATGGAGATGTACGCCAGCGAGTCCGCGCCCAGGGAACGGCCGATCTCCTCGACCGACATGCCGTTGGCGATCAGCTCGGCGCGGGTGGCGAAGTCGATACCGAAGAAGCAGGGCCACTTCACGGGCGGGGAGGAGATCCGGATGTGGATCTCGGCGGCGCCCGCCTCACGGAGCATCCGCACCAGCGCCCGCTGGGTGTTGCCGCGCACGATCGAGTCGTCGACGACGACCAGGCGCTTGCCCTTGATGACTTCCTTCAGCGGGTTCAGCTTCA encodes:
- a CDS encoding Leu/Phe/Val dehydrogenase — its product is MTDVTDGVLHTLFQSDQGGHEQVVLCQDRATGLKAVIAIHSTALGPALGGTRFYPYATEEAAVADALNLARGMSYKNAMAGLEHGGGKAVIIGDPEQIKTEELLLAYGRFVASLGGRYVTACDVGTYVADMDVVSRECRWTTGRSPENGGAGDSSVLTSYGVFQGMRASAQHLWGDPTLRGRKVGVAGVGKVGHYLVEHLLEDGAEVVITDVRADAVRRITEAHPEVAVAEDTDALIRTEGLDIYAPCALGGALNDDTVPVLTAKVVCGAANNQLAHAGVEKDLADRKILYAPDYVVNAGGVIQVADELHGFDFDRCKAKASKIFDTTLAIFARAKEDGIPPAAAADRIAEQRMAEARSGQVLGKTAQV
- a CDS encoding DUF3073 domain-containing protein — protein: MGRGRAKAKQTKVARQLKYNSGGTDLSRLAEELGASTSNASPNGERFEDDEHDDDLYARYADLYGDDDDDEDEGSPRQRRGA
- the purM gene encoding phosphoribosylformylglycinamidine cyclo-ligase, which gives rise to MSAVSDQSTPSTGTSGASYAAAGVDIEAGDRAVELMKEWVRKTRRPEVLGGLGGFAGLFDASALKHYERPLLASATDGVGTKVDIARRMGVYDTIGRDLVAMVMDDIVVCGAEPLFMTDYICVGKVHPERVAAIVKGIAEGCVLAGCALVGGETAEHPGLLGPDDFDVAGAGTGVVEADRLLGAEHIRTGDAVIAMAASGLHSNGYSLVRHVLLDRAKLDLDRHIEELGRTLGEELLEPTKIYSLDCLALTRTAEVHAFSHITGGGLAANLARVIPDTLHAVVDRSTWTPAPVFDLVGKTGEVERAELEKTLNMGVGMIAIVPGQSVDVALAALADRGVDAWVAGEITDRGDHGTGAALVGDYAS